A stretch of Microbacterium caowuchunii DNA encodes these proteins:
- a CDS encoding ABC transporter substrate-binding protein translates to MSVPPSRPRILRRLAAPAALAVTALALASCAGGAASASDDAEELTVLLISSHEGASKVLAEEYEAKTGVKINPVIVPYDEIGNTLALDQQSGANTIDVAAPWYVSIGDLAASGAIQDLTEWIEETPALETDDFIPAVYDPYTLVDGKRYGLPFDGDTHVLFYNTEILARNGFTAPPATWDEYVEQSRVITENESANGVYGNVIFGQKSPLILGASFANRLAGFGGAFVDEDGAPTINSPEAIAAAQSLADSIASAYPTAAETAFGEGNSAWYAGRAAFIENWTDLGVGSQTNPDSTVVDRWGVTFLPVGGGNTEPRASLVAGFTWVIAENTEKTELARDFIQWAASSEVNEQLLVADPQTGIDPNRISSLESDAYGTAYPELQRVNRATLDGALAWPTGKNATQAAEVLTDELAKLIAGEVTAKEALDATQAEWEELLG, encoded by the coding sequence ATGTCCGTTCCCCCGTCCCGCCCGCGCATCCTGCGCCGACTCGCCGCGCCCGCAGCGCTCGCCGTGACCGCCCTCGCCCTGGCGTCCTGCGCCGGGGGCGCGGCGTCCGCATCCGACGACGCCGAGGAGCTGACCGTCCTGCTCATCTCCTCGCACGAGGGCGCCTCGAAGGTCCTCGCCGAGGAGTACGAGGCGAAGACCGGCGTCAAGATCAACCCGGTGATCGTCCCCTACGACGAGATCGGCAACACGTTGGCGCTCGATCAGCAGTCCGGCGCGAACACGATCGACGTCGCCGCGCCCTGGTACGTCTCGATCGGCGACCTCGCCGCCTCCGGTGCGATCCAGGACCTCACCGAGTGGATCGAGGAGACGCCGGCGCTGGAGACGGACGACTTCATCCCCGCCGTCTACGACCCGTACACCCTGGTGGACGGGAAGCGGTACGGGCTGCCGTTCGACGGCGACACCCACGTGCTCTTCTACAACACCGAGATCCTGGCACGGAACGGTTTCACCGCACCGCCCGCCACCTGGGACGAGTACGTCGAGCAGTCCCGGGTGATCACCGAGAACGAGAGCGCGAACGGCGTCTACGGCAACGTGATCTTCGGACAGAAGTCGCCGCTGATCCTGGGCGCGAGCTTCGCGAACCGGCTGGCCGGGTTCGGCGGCGCGTTCGTGGACGAAGACGGTGCCCCCACGATCAACTCGCCGGAAGCGATCGCCGCGGCGCAGTCCCTGGCCGACTCCATCGCGTCGGCCTACCCGACGGCGGCGGAGACCGCCTTCGGCGAGGGTAACTCCGCCTGGTACGCCGGCAGGGCCGCGTTCATCGAGAACTGGACCGACCTCGGCGTCGGCTCGCAGACGAACCCCGACTCGACCGTCGTCGACAGGTGGGGCGTGACATTCCTGCCCGTGGGCGGCGGCAACACCGAGCCCCGCGCGTCGCTCGTGGCCGGCTTCACCTGGGTGATCGCGGAGAACACCGAGAAGACCGAGCTCGCTCGCGACTTCATCCAGTGGGCCGCATCCAGCGAGGTCAACGAGCAGCTGCTCGTCGCCGACCCGCAGACCGGCATCGATCCGAACCGGATCTCGTCCCTCGAGAGCGACGCGTACGGCACCGCGTACCCGGAGCTGCAGCGGGTCAACCGCGCCACGCTCGACGGCGCTCTGGCGTGGCCGACCGGGAAGAACGCCACGCAGGCGGCGGAGGTGCTGACCGACGAGCTCGCGAAGCTCATCGCCGGAGAGGTCACCGCGAAGGAAGCGCTCGACGCGACGCAGGCGGAGTGGGAAGAACTCCTTGGCTGA
- a CDS encoding carbohydrate ABC transporter permease → MAESAVLARPRRSRESSRGPERARRPSPVPGQAPIRRAPRSPAWAHRLFVGPSVLTLLVLGVYPLVFILLAAFTESSLGKPFQEWVGTETFQKVLADADAVSSLGRTLVSSLGVSVASLALGVVAALALHGAVRSGSLVRTLLLLPLITPPVIVGTLWKLIYNPGGGLLATVLGFFGVPAQTIAPLSSTTWALPAVAVADVWEWTPLIVLLVFTALLSQDPQTLEAARLDGAHGWRLFRYVTLPAIAGVVAAAFFIRLVLAFKVFDLVFMMTSGGPGQSTTTTSYLIYQAALREFDLGKAAVITLLLAVLVTVITIPVALIARRLQANHE, encoded by the coding sequence TTGGCTGAGTCCGCCGTCCTCGCCCGCCCGCGCCGGTCCCGGGAGTCGTCCCGCGGACCGGAGCGGGCGCGCCGCCCGTCCCCCGTTCCGGGGCAGGCGCCGATCCGCCGTGCGCCCCGGAGTCCGGCGTGGGCGCATCGCCTCTTCGTCGGACCGAGCGTCCTCACGCTGCTGGTGCTCGGCGTCTATCCGCTGGTCTTCATCCTGCTCGCCGCCTTCACCGAGTCGTCGCTCGGCAAGCCCTTCCAGGAATGGGTGGGCACGGAGACGTTCCAGAAGGTGCTCGCGGATGCGGATGCGGTGTCCTCACTCGGACGCACTCTCGTCTCCTCGCTCGGGGTGTCGGTGGCGAGCCTCGCCCTCGGCGTCGTCGCGGCGCTCGCCCTGCACGGCGCGGTGCGCAGCGGCTCCCTCGTCCGGACCCTGCTGCTGCTCCCGCTCATCACTCCGCCGGTGATCGTCGGCACGCTGTGGAAGCTCATCTACAACCCGGGCGGCGGGCTGCTCGCGACCGTGCTGGGATTCTTCGGCGTCCCCGCGCAGACGATCGCGCCGCTGTCGTCGACGACCTGGGCGCTGCCCGCGGTCGCCGTGGCCGACGTCTGGGAGTGGACCCCCCTGATCGTGCTCCTCGTGTTCACCGCGCTCCTCTCGCAGGACCCGCAGACCCTGGAGGCCGCGCGGCTGGACGGCGCGCACGGATGGCGGCTGTTCCGCTACGTGACCCTGCCGGCGATCGCGGGCGTCGTCGCCGCGGCATTCTTCATTCGTCTCGTGCTGGCCTTCAAGGTCTTCGATCTGGTCTTCATGATGACCTCGGGCGGACCGGGGCAGTCCACCACGACGACCTCCTACCTGATCTACCAGGCGGCTCTGCGCGAGTTCGACCTGGGAAAGGCGGCCGTGATCACCCTCCTCCTGGCGGTCCTCGTCACGGTCATCACCATCCCGGTCGCGCTCATCGCGCGCAGATTGCAGGCGAACCATGAGTGA
- a CDS encoding carbohydrate ABC transporter permease, which translates to MSETLPRPRHRSSTDHRSVLATVVLGILLVFFVVPLLYLVSVSLMGRNETGQGVLIPAIPQWSNWLDVLTGSDLLHGITNSLVAAIGGAALTIVLAIPGAWAIVRFRTGGATLAGTLMSPWLLPPIVAVVPLFTLLRVIGLTNTLLGLTLVYALVNVPVAIWLLEGFLRRLPVEIEEAARIDGAGSFRLLLSIVAPLIAPAIVAVAIIAGVLNYNEFLLATFLTQSPDAQTLPVVLSLFYGERTPHVGKIAAASVIGLIPVFAAAVFLQRWLIGGLTNGSVR; encoded by the coding sequence ATGAGTGAAACCCTCCCCCGGCCCCGCCACAGATCCTCCACCGATCACCGCAGCGTCCTCGCCACGGTGGTCCTCGGCATCCTCCTCGTCTTCTTCGTCGTGCCGCTGCTGTACCTCGTCTCGGTCTCGCTCATGGGACGCAACGAGACCGGCCAGGGGGTGCTGATCCCCGCCATCCCGCAATGGTCGAACTGGCTCGACGTGCTCACCGGGTCGGACCTGCTGCACGGCATCACCAACTCGCTGGTCGCCGCGATCGGCGGCGCCGCCCTGACGATCGTGCTCGCCATCCCCGGCGCGTGGGCCATCGTGCGCTTCCGGACCGGTGGCGCGACCCTGGCCGGCACCCTGATGAGCCCGTGGCTGCTGCCGCCGATCGTCGCAGTGGTCCCGCTGTTCACCCTGCTGCGGGTCATCGGGCTCACCAACACGCTGCTCGGGCTCACCCTGGTCTACGCGCTCGTCAACGTGCCGGTGGCGATCTGGCTGCTCGAGGGATTCCTGCGCAGACTCCCCGTGGAGATCGAGGAGGCCGCCCGCATCGACGGCGCCGGTTCGTTCCGGCTGCTGCTCTCGATCGTCGCGCCCCTCATCGCCCCGGCGATCGTCGCGGTGGCAATCATCGCGGGGGTACTGAACTACAACGAGTTCCTGCTTGCGACCTTCCTGACCCAGAGCCCGGACGCGCAGACCCTGCCGGTCGTGCTCTCACTGTTCTACGGGGAGCGCACTCCGCACGTCGGCAAGATCGCCGCCGCCTCCGTGATCGGTCTCATCCCGGTGTTCGCCGCCGCGGTGTTCCTGCAGCGCTGGCTGATCGGCGGGCTCACGAACGGCAGCGTGCGATAG
- a CDS encoding winged helix DNA-binding domain-containing protein — MNDATRSRERMRSHRLTAPAADPVAAARHMLATQAQEFWGGRWALAVRSSRAPGLSRLDAAFDDGRLVRSWTMRGTIHICPAADLGWLLGITGERQLRSAASRHRQLEIDADALRRAERAVRSALRGGGRLTRAEVAGVLERVGERTAGQRGLHLLQSLSLRGIVCHGPVVPRPGAVTREQYIVLSEEWIPDPVTPVDPLAELFVRYIDGHGPATAADFAWWTGLPLGVARTAAAAAEGRVTVADRDVPLYASIGAPRPDPGRPEVVALPAFDEYYISYADRSAAATTAHRALIGPGANGMVRPTILVRGRIAGVWTHSRAVGRHEVAARAELFPAASGADPVDEVAVQAALDRYAEFIRG, encoded by the coding sequence ATGAACGACGCGACGAGGTCGCGGGAGCGGATGCGGTCGCACCGGCTCACCGCGCCGGCCGCCGACCCGGTCGCCGCCGCCCGGCACATGCTCGCGACGCAGGCGCAGGAATTCTGGGGCGGACGCTGGGCCCTCGCGGTGCGGTCGTCGAGGGCGCCCGGGCTGTCCCGCCTGGACGCGGCGTTCGACGACGGGCGCCTGGTGCGTTCGTGGACGATGCGCGGCACCATCCACATCTGCCCGGCCGCAGACCTCGGCTGGCTCCTCGGCATCACGGGCGAGCGGCAGCTGCGCAGCGCGGCCTCCCGTCACCGTCAGCTCGAGATCGACGCGGACGCGCTCCGCCGCGCCGAGCGGGCCGTGCGGTCGGCGCTGCGCGGGGGCGGCCGGCTCACCCGCGCCGAGGTGGCCGGGGTGCTCGAGCGGGTGGGGGAGCGGACCGCCGGCCAGCGCGGCCTGCACCTGCTGCAGTCGCTCAGCCTGCGCGGCATCGTCTGCCACGGCCCGGTCGTGCCGCGGCCGGGCGCGGTGACCCGGGAGCAGTACATCGTGCTGTCCGAGGAGTGGATCCCGGATCCGGTGACCCCTGTGGATCCGCTCGCGGAGCTCTTCGTCCGGTACATCGATGGGCACGGACCCGCGACGGCCGCGGACTTCGCGTGGTGGACCGGGCTCCCGCTCGGCGTCGCCCGGACGGCGGCCGCCGCAGCCGAGGGGCGCGTCACGGTGGCGGACCGCGACGTCCCGCTCTATGCGTCGATCGGGGCGCCCCGGCCGGACCCGGGGCGCCCCGAGGTCGTCGCGCTGCCCGCCTTCGACGAGTACTACATCTCCTACGCCGACCGCAGTGCGGCGGCTACGACCGCGCACCGGGCCCTCATCGGCCCGGGCGCGAACGGCATGGTTCGGCCCACGATCCTCGTCCGAGGGCGTATCGCGGGGGTCTGGACGCATTCGCGGGCCGTGGGCCGCCACGAGGTGGCTGCCCGGGCCGAGCTCTTCCCCGCCGCATCCGGTGCGGATCCGGTCGACGAGGTCGCCGTCCAGGCCGCCTTGGACCGGTATGCCGAGTTCATCCGCGGCTGA
- a CDS encoding NAD-dependent succinate-semialdehyde dehydrogenase, with protein sequence MTPNRETELLADVPDGLFIGGRWRPAQDGATFTVQDPSNGETIKTIASASVADGKAALDAAVDAFPAWAATPARERAELLRRAFDLLQERKEDFALLMTLEMGKPLAEARGEVAYGGEFLRWFSEEASRIQGRYGPNPEGTGRMIVSQHPVGPCYLITPWNFPLAMATRKIAPALAAGCTVVVKPAGLTPLTTLAFAKLLEDAGLPAGVVNVVTTTSSGSVSEEIIRDPRLRKLSFTGSTPVGQRLLEQAASGVLRTSMELGGNAPFVVFDDADLDKAVEGAIAAKFRNIGQACTAANRFIVHRAVADEFARRVTERVNGFGIGRGTEDGVTIGPLIDDRAVEKAAQLVEDAVGRGATLRTGGRAIDRPGTFYEPTVISDVPAGSDILREEIFGPVLAIIPFDDEDDAVRLANDTEYGLVSYVYTESLARGQRMIERLETGMMGLNMGVVSNAAAPFGGWKFSGLGREGGAEGIHEYLQTKYTLTADPFA encoded by the coding sequence ATGACCCCGAACAGGGAGACCGAGCTGCTGGCGGATGTGCCCGACGGACTGTTCATCGGCGGACGGTGGCGTCCCGCCCAGGACGGGGCGACGTTCACCGTCCAGGATCCGTCGAACGGCGAGACGATCAAGACGATCGCCTCGGCGTCCGTGGCGGACGGGAAGGCCGCCCTGGATGCTGCGGTCGACGCGTTCCCGGCGTGGGCGGCGACCCCGGCGCGCGAGCGTGCGGAGCTGTTGCGTCGCGCCTTCGACCTGCTGCAGGAGCGCAAGGAGGACTTCGCGCTGCTGATGACGCTGGAGATGGGCAAGCCGCTCGCGGAGGCGCGTGGGGAGGTGGCCTACGGTGGCGAGTTCCTGCGCTGGTTCAGCGAGGAGGCGTCCCGCATCCAGGGGCGGTACGGCCCGAACCCGGAAGGCACCGGCCGCATGATCGTGTCGCAGCATCCGGTGGGGCCGTGCTACCTGATCACCCCGTGGAACTTCCCGCTGGCGATGGCGACACGGAAGATCGCCCCCGCCCTCGCCGCCGGGTGCACGGTCGTGGTCAAGCCTGCCGGGCTGACCCCGTTGACCACCCTCGCGTTCGCGAAGCTGCTGGAGGACGCGGGGCTTCCCGCAGGCGTGGTGAACGTGGTGACCACCACGTCCTCGGGTTCCGTGTCCGAGGAGATCATCCGGGATCCGCGTCTGCGGAAGCTCTCCTTCACCGGGTCCACGCCGGTGGGACAGCGACTGCTGGAGCAGGCCGCATCGGGTGTGCTCCGCACCTCGATGGAGCTCGGCGGGAACGCGCCGTTCGTGGTGTTCGACGACGCGGACCTGGACAAGGCGGTCGAGGGGGCGATCGCCGCGAAGTTCCGCAACATCGGCCAGGCCTGCACAGCAGCCAACCGGTTCATCGTGCATCGTGCGGTGGCCGACGAGTTCGCCCGCCGTGTGACGGAGCGCGTGAACGGCTTCGGCATCGGCCGGGGTACCGAGGACGGCGTCACGATCGGTCCGCTCATCGACGACCGCGCGGTCGAGAAGGCGGCGCAGCTGGTCGAGGACGCCGTCGGGCGCGGTGCCACCCTCCGCACCGGCGGCCGGGCGATCGACCGTCCCGGGACCTTCTACGAGCCCACCGTCATCAGCGACGTGCCCGCGGGTAGCGACATCCTGCGCGAGGAGATCTTCGGACCGGTCCTCGCCATCATCCCCTTCGACGACGAGGACGACGCCGTGCGGCTCGCGAACGACACCGAGTACGGCCTCGTGTCCTACGTCTACACGGAGAGCCTCGCTCGCGGGCAGCGCATGATCGAGCGGCTCGAGACGGGGATGATGGGCCTGAACATGGGCGTCGTGTCGAACGCGGCGGCCCCCTTCGGCGGCTGGAAGTTCTCCGGCCTCGGCCGCGAGGGCGGCGCAGAGGGCATCCACGAGTACCTGCAGACGAAGTACACGCTCACGGCCGACCCGTTCGCGTAA
- a CDS encoding thiamine pyrophosphate-binding protein, translating into MPTVSAHVAITLARHIREVFGVMGNGNAYFLDALERETDATYTAVRHEAGAVIAADAYHRTGGGLGAATATYGAGFTNTLTALAEAVQAHVPLVLVVGDEPTSGPRPWDVDQIALASAVGARTYTVGRTDAAATTAIAIEHALSYRVPTVLAIPYDVARLEAGPVPATPAPALPPAHGIEGEFAAHAVRELAGALALAERPVLIAGRGAWLSGAGEALGALADATGALTATTALGRGVFPDDRFDLGVTGGFGAEGAMALVRSADVAVVFGASLNQFTMRFGELFDPRTRVVQVDLAPAATHPHVGGFIRADAAVVAQELVQELRRTGASASGWRETVDVAAARRQDGAAEFAPDGRLDPRAAAIRIAELLPEDRVVVSDGGHFIGWANMYWPVAASDRMAMIGTAYQSIGLGMASVPGAARARRDATIVLTTGDGGALMALADLESAVRVAAGRGIGVVWNDAAYGAEVNLYGLKGLATEPMLIPEVDFAGLATAVGAEGVVVRRLDDLGVLRDWAGRPASERPFLLLDLRISGSVIAPYQQEVIRVNS; encoded by the coding sequence ATGCCCACCGTCTCCGCCCATGTCGCCATCACCCTGGCCCGCCACATCCGAGAGGTCTTCGGGGTGATGGGAAACGGCAACGCCTACTTCCTCGATGCGCTGGAGCGGGAGACCGACGCGACGTACACCGCCGTGCGGCACGAGGCCGGTGCGGTCATCGCCGCGGACGCGTACCACCGGACCGGCGGAGGCCTCGGCGCGGCGACCGCGACGTACGGAGCCGGGTTCACGAACACCCTGACCGCCCTCGCCGAGGCGGTGCAGGCCCACGTGCCGCTGGTGCTCGTGGTGGGCGATGAACCGACATCGGGGCCGCGTCCCTGGGATGTGGACCAGATCGCCCTGGCCTCCGCGGTCGGCGCCCGCACCTACACCGTGGGGCGTACGGATGCGGCCGCCACCACCGCCATCGCGATCGAGCACGCGCTCTCCTACCGGGTACCCACCGTGCTCGCCATCCCCTACGACGTCGCGCGGCTGGAGGCGGGGCCCGTGCCGGCCACCCCCGCACCCGCCCTGCCCCCGGCGCACGGCATCGAGGGCGAGTTCGCGGCGCACGCCGTCCGTGAGCTCGCCGGCGCCCTCGCCCTGGCCGAGCGCCCGGTGCTGATCGCGGGCCGCGGCGCGTGGCTGTCCGGGGCGGGCGAGGCGCTCGGCGCATTGGCCGACGCCACCGGGGCGCTGACGGCGACCACGGCGCTCGGGCGCGGGGTCTTCCCGGACGACCGGTTCGACCTCGGGGTCACCGGCGGATTCGGGGCGGAGGGCGCGATGGCCCTCGTCCGCTCTGCCGACGTCGCCGTCGTCTTCGGGGCCTCGCTGAACCAGTTCACGATGCGGTTCGGGGAACTCTTCGACCCGCGCACGCGCGTCGTCCAGGTCGATCTCGCCCCCGCCGCGACGCATCCGCACGTCGGGGGGTTCATCCGCGCCGACGCCGCCGTGGTCGCGCAGGAGCTCGTCCAGGAGCTGCGCCGGACCGGCGCATCCGCGTCCGGGTGGCGGGAGACGGTGGATGTGGCGGCCGCCCGGAGGCAGGACGGCGCCGCGGAGTTCGCCCCGGACGGCCGGCTGGATCCGCGCGCGGCCGCGATCCGCATCGCCGAGCTCCTCCCCGAGGACCGGGTGGTCGTCTCCGACGGGGGGCATTTCATCGGGTGGGCGAACATGTACTGGCCGGTGGCGGCATCCGACCGGATGGCGATGATCGGCACCGCGTACCAGTCCATCGGCCTGGGGATGGCGAGCGTCCCGGGCGCCGCCCGCGCACGCCGGGATGCCACGATCGTCCTGACCACGGGCGACGGGGGCGCACTGATGGCGTTGGCGGACCTCGAATCCGCCGTGCGGGTCGCGGCGGGACGGGGCATCGGCGTCGTCTGGAACGACGCCGCGTACGGCGCGGAGGTGAACCTCTACGGGCTGAAGGGTCTCGCGACCGAGCCCATGCTGATCCCCGAGGTGGACTTCGCGGGGCTCGCGACCGCCGTGGGGGCGGAGGGCGTCGTCGTGCGCCGGCTCGACGACCTCGGCGTCCTGCGCGACTGGGCCGGGCGCCCCGCCTCCGAACGGCCCTTCCTCCTGCTCGACCTGCGCATCTCGGGCTCGGTCATCGCGCCGTACCAGCAGGAGGTCATCCGGGTGAACTCCTGA
- a CDS encoding FAD-binding monooxygenase, with amino-acid sequence MQFHHHGYVSTDPRVQPAAGTGVERPEEIPEEVDVLIVGSGPAGMLLAAQLAQYPSLTTRLVEKRPGRLAIGQADGIQARSVETFQAFGFAERIAAEAYRICEMNFWTPDPERPENIVRTARAADDPHGISEFPHLIVNQARVLDYFAEVAAVAPARVTPDYGVEFVGLTVGEGDRPVSVTLRDVAGEHEGRERTIRAGYVVGCDGARSRVREAIGRRHIGGQAAHAWGVMDVLAVTDFPDIRIKCAIQSRAGSILHIPREGGHLFRMYVDLGEVPEGDDGRIRATPLAAIIAKANDILHPYALDVKDVAWWSVYEVGHRVTDGFDDVGSGSSRTPHVFICGDACHTHSAKAGQGMNVSMQDGFNLGWKLGSVLSGRAPESLLGTYSAERQVIAQNLIDFDREWSTLMAKKPEEFNSPEDLAEFYTRTAEFPAGFMTQYPPSMIVGEATHQELASGFPIGKRLKSAPVVRIGDAVPAHLGHHARADGRWRIYAFADRDAVALAGWAQWLATADGSPVRRFTPEGADIDSVFDVKVVYPRSHADVEMSGIPPIFLPRVGPFGLVDYEKIYAVHPDADIFALRGIAPSGAVVVVRPDQYVAHVLPLGATTELADFFAQQMVPARESAAV; translated from the coding sequence ATGCAGTTCCACCACCACGGTTACGTCTCCACCGATCCGCGGGTGCAGCCTGCCGCCGGCACCGGCGTCGAGCGCCCGGAGGAGATCCCGGAGGAGGTCGACGTCCTCATCGTGGGGTCGGGACCGGCCGGCATGCTCCTCGCGGCCCAGCTCGCGCAGTATCCCTCCCTCACCACCCGCCTCGTCGAGAAGCGTCCGGGGCGCCTCGCGATCGGTCAGGCGGATGGGATCCAGGCGCGCAGCGTCGAGACCTTCCAGGCCTTCGGGTTCGCCGAGCGCATCGCCGCCGAGGCGTACCGCATCTGCGAGATGAACTTCTGGACCCCGGACCCCGAGCGTCCCGAGAACATCGTCCGTACCGCGCGGGCGGCGGACGATCCGCACGGCATCAGCGAGTTCCCGCACCTGATCGTCAATCAGGCCCGTGTGCTGGACTACTTCGCCGAGGTCGCGGCGGTCGCTCCCGCCCGGGTCACCCCCGACTACGGTGTCGAGTTCGTCGGGCTCACCGTCGGCGAGGGGGATCGCCCCGTGTCTGTCACACTGCGCGACGTCGCAGGGGAACACGAGGGACGGGAGCGCACGATCCGTGCCGGCTACGTCGTCGGCTGCGACGGCGCGCGCAGTCGCGTGCGCGAGGCCATCGGGCGTCGGCACATCGGGGGGCAGGCCGCCCACGCGTGGGGCGTCATGGACGTGCTGGCCGTCACCGACTTCCCCGACATCCGCATCAAGTGCGCGATCCAGTCCCGTGCCGGCAGCATCCTCCACATCCCCCGCGAAGGCGGTCATCTCTTCCGGATGTACGTGGACCTCGGCGAGGTGCCGGAAGGTGACGACGGGCGGATCCGCGCGACGCCGCTCGCGGCCATCATCGCGAAGGCGAACGACATCCTGCATCCCTATGCGCTGGACGTGAAGGACGTCGCGTGGTGGAGCGTCTACGAAGTCGGGCACCGGGTCACCGACGGGTTCGACGACGTGGGCTCGGGTTCGTCGCGCACCCCGCACGTGTTCATCTGCGGTGACGCATGCCACACCCACAGTGCGAAGGCGGGGCAGGGGATGAACGTGTCCATGCAGGACGGCTTCAACCTGGGCTGGAAACTCGGCTCGGTGCTGAGCGGGCGTGCACCCGAGTCGCTCCTGGGCACCTACTCCGCCGAGCGGCAGGTGATCGCACAGAACCTCATCGACTTCGACCGGGAATGGTCGACGCTGATGGCGAAGAAGCCGGAGGAGTTCAACAGCCCCGAGGATCTCGCCGAGTTCTACACGCGCACCGCCGAGTTCCCCGCGGGCTTCATGACCCAGTATCCGCCCTCCATGATCGTGGGCGAGGCGACGCATCAGGAACTCGCCTCCGGGTTCCCGATCGGTAAACGCCTGAAGTCCGCGCCGGTCGTCCGCATCGGCGACGCGGTGCCGGCCCATCTCGGACACCACGCCCGCGCCGACGGCCGCTGGCGGATCTACGCCTTCGCCGACCGGGACGCGGTGGCGCTCGCCGGATGGGCGCAGTGGCTGGCGACGGCGGACGGATCGCCTGTACGCAGGTTCACTCCCGAGGGCGCCGACATCGACAGCGTCTTCGACGTCAAGGTCGTGTACCCGCGGTCGCATGCCGACGTCGAGATGAGCGGGATCCCGCCGATCTTCCTGCCCCGGGTGGGGCCGTTCGGACTCGTCGACTACGAGAAGATCTACGCCGTCCATCCCGATGCCGACATCTTCGCACTGCGGGGCATCGCTCCCTCCGGAGCGGTCGTGGTGGTGCGCCCGGACCAGTACGTCGCGCACGTGCTTCCGCTGGGGGCGACGACCGAACTCGCCGACTTCTTCGCGCAGCAGATGGTGCCGGCGCGCGAGAGTGCCGCGGTCTGA
- a CDS encoding fumarylacetoacetate hydrolase family protein, whose amino-acid sequence MTSDGIDADAADPRFRALPRRPGKIIAVHLNYASRADQRGRRPAHPSYFLKPSSSVAATGGTVERPAGTELLAFEGEIALVIGDPAHRVDSGSAWDHVAWVTAADDLGLYDLRANDKGSNLRSKGRDGFTPLGPGLIDARTVDPAMLRVRTWLNGEIVQEDTTAGLLFPLPQLVADLSQHLTLETGDVILTGTPAGSSVAAPGDVIEVEVDVPGGPRTGRLVTTVVDGDRGFDPGLGSLPSTDDAQREDAWGSRAAAGLPPIGPTLSPALRAKLEQVPVAALSQQLRRRGLDDVTIDGVRPMHPDRRLIGTARTLRFVPLRADLFAAHGGGYNAQKRAFDAVGAGEVIVIEARGETGSGTLGDILALRAHARGAAGIVTDGGVRDHDAVAAVGLPVYSAGAHPAVLGRKHVPWDLDVTIGCGGTTVQPGDIIVGDADGVIVVPPALAEEVVDAALAQESEDAWIAARVAEGNPIEGLFPMNAAWRARYDGERR is encoded by the coding sequence ATGACCTCAGACGGCATCGACGCGGATGCGGCGGACCCGCGCTTCCGCGCGCTCCCCCGGCGTCCCGGCAAGATCATCGCCGTCCACCTCAACTACGCGTCCCGCGCGGACCAGCGCGGACGACGTCCGGCGCACCCCTCGTACTTCCTGAAACCCTCGAGCTCCGTCGCGGCCACCGGAGGGACGGTCGAGAGACCCGCAGGCACCGAGTTGCTCGCCTTCGAGGGGGAGATCGCCCTCGTCATCGGAGACCCGGCCCATCGCGTCGACTCCGGATCCGCCTGGGATCATGTCGCATGGGTGACGGCGGCGGACGACCTGGGCCTCTACGACCTCCGCGCGAACGACAAGGGGTCGAACCTGCGCTCCAAGGGCCGCGACGGCTTCACGCCCCTCGGACCGGGCCTGATCGACGCGCGCACCGTCGATCCCGCGATGCTCCGGGTGCGCACCTGGCTGAACGGGGAGATCGTGCAGGAGGACACCACCGCCGGTCTCCTGTTCCCGCTTCCGCAGCTGGTCGCGGACCTCTCCCAGCACCTGACCCTCGAGACCGGGGACGTCATCCTCACCGGCACCCCGGCCGGCTCCTCCGTGGCCGCGCCCGGTGACGTCATCGAGGTCGAGGTGGACGTCCCGGGCGGACCCCGCACGGGACGACTCGTCACCACGGTGGTCGACGGCGACCGGGGATTCGACCCCGGGCTGGGCTCGCTGCCGAGCACGGACGACGCGCAACGCGAGGACGCCTGGGGATCCCGTGCCGCGGCGGGACTGCCGCCCATCGGCCCGACGCTCTCCCCGGCCCTCCGCGCGAAGCTCGAGCAGGTGCCGGTCGCCGCCCTCTCGCAACAGCTGCGCAGACGCGGTCTCGACGACGTGACCATCGACGGGGTCCGTCCGATGCATCCTGACCGCCGGCTCATCGGCACGGCCCGAACACTGCGGTTCGTCCCGCTGCGGGCGGACCTGTTCGCCGCGCACGGGGGCGGGTACAACGCGCAGAAGCGCGCCTTCGACGCGGTGGGCGCGGGTGAGGTCATCGTGATCGAGGCCCGCGGGGAGACGGGATCCGGCACGCTCGGCGACATCCTCGCCCTCCGCGCACACGCCCGCGGAGCAGCGGGCATCGTGACCGACGGCGGCGTCCGGGACCACGACGCCGTCGCGGCGGTCGGCCTCCCCGTCTACAGCGCGGGCGCGCACCCCGCGGTGCTCGGACGCAAGCACGTTCCCTGGGATCTCGACGTGACGATCGGATGCGGCGGCACCACGGTGCAGCCGGGTGACATCATCGTCGGCGACGCGGACGGGGTCATCGTGGTGCCGCCCGCCCTCGCCGAAGAGGTCGTGGACGCCGCGCTCGCCCAGGAGTCGGAGGACGCCTGGATCGCCGCCCGCGTCGCCGAGGGGAATCCGATCGAGGGACTCTTCCCGATGAACGCCGCCTGGCGCGCCCGCTACGACGGGGAGCGGCGGTGA